Proteins encoded in a region of the Marmota flaviventris isolate mMarFla1 chromosome 3, mMarFla1.hap1, whole genome shotgun sequence genome:
- the C3H12orf60 gene encoding uncharacterized protein C12orf60 homolog, whose translation MSSNSENNRLIQASEMFFLHVQDLVSLTNTFTEFLNHNMNTQISLMVVKEDSTIKNFFEEMLKSFKEMQSVVEEKYNKMQKEPMYSKVATTMCSMAEKCINLELERSAKELFKNIQTPTIVSVLSHSNILENLESFFSHLMAFPIMSLQLSDFCKGDTKGKSDAPTSEKNLSPDRCKSISTDALKKLQDALKTENASNPMESAADQLEQIIKAMEPTIQVLQKSIKTLETDISMLKKVNDK comes from the coding sequence ATGTCTTCAAACTCAGAAAATAACAGACTAATTCAAGCTTCTGAAATGTTCTTCCTTCATGTACAAGATCTTGTTTCCCTCACAAACACATTTACTGAGTTTCTTAACCACAATATGAATACTCAGATCTCCTTGATGGTTGTGAAAGAAGATAGTACAATTAagaatttctttgaagaaatgcttAAAAGTTTTAAGGAGATGCAATCTGTAGTAGAAGAAAAGTACAACAAAATGCAAAAGGAACCTATGTATTCGAAGGTTGCAACAACTATGTGTTCTATGGCAGAGAAATGTATCAACCTGGAGTTGGAACGCTCAGCTAAAGAACTGTTTAAAAATATCCAGACACCAACCATTGTCTCTGTGCTGAGCCATAGTAACATCCTTGAGaatttggaatcttttttttcACACTTGATGGCATTCCCCATCATGAGTCTTCAATTAAGTGATTTCTGTAAAGGAGACACCAAAGGGAAATCAGATGCTCCCACATCTGAGAAAAACCTGAGTCCAGATCGTTGCAAATCCATCTCAACAGATGCCCTGAAGAAGTTGCAGGATGCACTAAAAACTGAGAATGCCAGCAATCCCATGGAGTCAGCAGCCGATCAGCTGGAACAAATCATCAAGGCTATGGAACCAACCATACAGGTTCTCCAAAAATCCATAAAGACCCTGGAGACTGATATTTCTATGCTTAAGAAAGTGAATGACAAGTAG